The window AATTACAGCTATTGTGGCCTCAAACAGTTGTGTTTCCTCATAAGTCATCTTCTTAATTCCCGTTTGTGTTGGTGCCTAAGATAATTCTCACTTGCGAAAACTTATGTTTTCTCATTCACATTGGTACTACACTTTGTTTGAATTGAGGAAACTGAAGGGAATGGAAGGGGTGGGATTAAGTGGGATATAATATCCTTTGTTCAGATACCAATTTTGAAGGGAATAGATTTAGAAAGAAGGGATTTGAAGGGAATAGATATAAGATGAATATGGATGAAAATTACCCTTAAAAGAAAAGTGTTATAAAATGTACTGTTTGGGATAAAAGAAAGACTTGAAACTAACCTTAAAATAAACACGAgaaaagaaattagaatttaGAGCCCTACCTCTTGTTTTTATGAAATATTCTAAACATTgtggtaaaaaaaattttgcagCTCGCTGCACTGGACTTCATTGCATGTGCAACTGCTGATGTTTTTGCCATGACTGATTCGGGAAGCCAACTATCTTCATTGGTATCTGGATTTCGTACATATTTTGGAGGTGGTCATGCTCCTACATTACGGCCAAATAGAAAGAGGATTTCTGCAATATTGTTGGAAAATGACACCATCGAATGGAGCAGCTTTCAGCAAAGGATAAAGAAAATGTTTGATGAAGGTCAAAAAGTTCATGTGAGACGCTATGGACAAAGCATTTATCGCCAACCTAGGAGTCCCGAATGCATGTGTAAATCTCACTAGACTTCATCCCTTCCCCTCTCTTTCGTACTTTCCGTCTTATTTCTTATATAGGATAAAGCAAAAGTACAGTCTACAAATACAGAGTAGGAGGCAGAAAAAGTACAGTTCCTGTGAGTTTGCTCCATATAGCATTACCTTTCCACAACGTGTCGTCGACAAGGGCAAACCCATGGTTAGAAAGGAGAGTTTAGTATCGATTTTTTGACATTCATACAAGATTATTGATGTATATGTATCTGTTTTGTTGGTAtgattgatcaatttaaaatgATGTTTTGATTACAATTGTCTTCTAGTTCTTGACAAGGATGTCACTTACATGCTTTGTGCTCTTGCTGTGAATAAATCTTCTTCATTATGGCATCTCACCACTATTAATATAATGCGCCAGCtgattcgctttttgaattcgacGTCCCCTCAAAATAGTCTAAAATTAGTTTATAACCagctataatttatttttttaatttgcaattCACAAGAAGATTGTTGAATTATGTGACAttaatcattattttttaaaaagaacaaataaataattttgttattaaaAATAACCCGAAATACCGAGTTGAGATATACATAAAGAGCAAAACTTGATTTACTCCACTTCATCACCAGAATTGTGTGACTAGCACAATGCTATTAGAACTAATCTCAAGGCGTTGTACAGGAGCTAAAATCTGATGCCTTTATCAAGGGCTGTTAACGATCGACACTTCACGATGGAGGAAAAAACCGGTTGAGGTTGAAGGGAAGGGTGTAGAACTCTTCATTACGGCTGTCTCCTTTAAATGTTCGAAATTTGACCCACCACGGCATTCCTCTGTCTCGTGCACTGTCCTTGTAGTCAAGGGTGTTATCCAGGAGAACCGCCACGATCAGTGCCACTGCCGGTGATGACGAGAAGATTGTATTCAAGAAATCATTGAACTGTAGGTATTGCAGAGTCACACTTCAGTCCTTgcatttaaagttaaattaatattacccctgttttgaaatacttgcAACTGATTGTAACATGTTGTGCGGGAAAATATCACTATCAGACTATCAGTTGCAAGTATaacagaacggaggaagtacttaGAATAAGCATATTAGATGTTCTCACCCATCCTGCTCTGGTGTGTGAAGGTCCATGTAAAGCACCAGCTGAATATTCTCTAAAATAATCAGGAATAGACAGACCAAGAAACATGGCTACACCTGTTATGAAAAGATTTCTCATGGAGTTCATATTTGTGAACTGCAAGAATGATAGCCCTACCGAACCTGAACAAGCATCATCCGAATCACAAAACAGTTTTGCACTTTTCTTCGACTAAACCATATTCAACCCGAAAATTTTTAGAACTCACCGACAAGGCCAAAGAAGACGCAATACATTGCAGCAAATATTGTAAACGGTATTGAAGCAAAGAGAGCCCCGAATTTTCCTGCAAGTATCGGTCAGAAAAGGTGAGAATCTTGTCAATCTATCAGCGATTTTCTTAATCAAAGAGAGTTAAAGAAGTTATGTCTGACCTAACATCGAGAAAAAGATCATAAAACCCGCAGAAATTTGGATTACTCTACGACTTCCTACACGAGTGCTTCCAAGCAAGCCGACATTTTCTCTGAAATTCGACAATGTTAATGTTAGTTTTATGTCATCGTGCTGCTACATTAGTAGGATTGCAGGGCTAATGTAATACTCACATGGAGACTGCAGAGCCACTTAATGTCCCGAATAGTCCACTGAGTAGAATCCCGATACCCTACAGGCAGAATTGCGAATCTCAATTTTTCGGGGGGATTGACACTTGCTAAACCCGGAGCTAACATTAACAGAATCATAAATACCTGCCATCCTATACCGCGACTTAGAACATGAGCCGGAGGGGGTGTGGCACTTGCTAAACGAGCTGCAGCTTTAAAAGCTCCGGTGGACTGTAGCAACATTTCAATCACATAAGTACACTAATAGTTTCATACTCGAGTCTATGGCAACTATAAACGCACGCTACCTCAATCAGCGAGACAAGTACAGCAGCCATCATTCCAAATGCATGACCGGCATCAAAAGAAGGCGCACCCCATTGCAATGGGTATGGGATCTTTATCCTACACAAGTGAATCCAAGGGATGATCAGTCGATCCTTGACTTCTTGTCTAAGCATAACAATATCATCACACTTCCTGTGATCAGCTTACCATGGTGCAGTCGAGATAAGGTTAGCCTTATCAGTTCGGCAGTTCATCTGAGTTTTCTCAGGGCGGTGTTTGTAGGCCCCACTAGCCGTCAAAAGATGTGCATAAGCCCATATAACTGTGACTGAGAGAAGAAGCGCGAAGCGCTCCAGCATAGGCAGCTGTCTGATCTGAAAGTGTTTCAGATACTGCACATACATGGGTTAAACAGGAAATAATTAACATCTTAGTAATCAAGATAATGCGACTAATGGGTATTTTCAGTTCTTTAAAAGCAGTCACTTAGATTTTGCATAACGTAGCAAAACCAAATGGACAGTGGGAGTAGTCGTTATTCTTTAAACAATCGGTTTTTATGAGTGGAAGCAACTACTAAAATCCAAACCTTCCTTAACCATACTAAGGTCCATTAAAGATTActattttgtaatattaatattctagactttttaataaataaaaggtTAAAAAGTACTCCTACTCCCTCTATTTTCATGACGTAGCAAGCAAcacaaattatttttgtttgcgCTATAATTTTGCAATATTCTTTTATGCACtacgttattttctttatttcttatctatatatataattttttttaattttttgttaaaatctAAATGTCCACACCAAATCTTATGCGGTTTTATACTTCTACTGttacaaaagaataaaatatgatataaTTTTTGGTCACAATAATAATGACAGATACCTGTGAGAAGACAACAAATAATATAAGCATTGGAATCCCAATTTCTACACATCTTCCGACCTGGAAACCAAACAAGCCAATATAAAATGATTCATGTATAGAATGATAAAGCCACTTAAAACAtgaataaatgtttttttattacaGAGGACGGTGGGAAAGGTGAGGGTTATATGAGAATCGAATTCAGGAACCTGCCTAAAAAAGACGATAATTGTTCCAACTGAAATAAGACTCGAATCTTAAAACTCgaataaatgtttttttattacaGAGCACGATGAGGGAAGGAGAGCGCTATGTGAAAATCAAACTCAGGAACCTGTCTAAAGAAGGCAATAATTGCTCCAATTGAGGTAAGACTAGATTCTCAAAACCcgaataaatatttattacagAGCGCGGTGAAGGAAGGGGAGAGCTATGTGAGAATCCAACTCGGAAACCTGCCTAAAAATAGCGATAATTACTCCAACTGAGATAAGACCCCATTCTAAAACCTTATAAATGTTACTACGTGATATGGATACAATAATTAATTGCAAAGCATACAGCAACGGtcttcaataaaaatttaagacaaaatatttaaattatttgcagatgaaatttaattttaattgattgGGCTTACCACTGGGAATCCTCTATCAAGCAGGCCAAATCCCACCAATGATATAACTGGAACCATACCAACTGGGCTAAAAAACCTGACAGATCATACATAGTACATATTGAATCTTTGTTACTTTCTAGTATAGTTAAGCTGTGTTTCAACGAAATAAACGTTTTAAGGCAGAAAGTCGTCGCACTTTGCAATACTTTTTGTCGAACCTGGCGACTAGCTTctgtctcatttacttcaatTTGTATGTTTGTGTTCTAAAACACTTTGAATTATTTTGATGTAACTCCTAAGAAGCCTAGATTTTGTAGTGGGCCACGAGCATTTCATGTTCACGAGTtttgaaaaatggcacacatataatatatggctcgtaggaaaataaaaaattaataaattagtgATTTGGCATGCTGCATGGCCCGATACGGCCTGCAAGCTTGCATGCTCATATCGTGTCATGGACTATTGTTTAGTGAAATTGAGCACGGCATGCATTGCATAGCACGACCCGATATTGTTTTGAGTTGTATGGTGGACTAACAATCTAAACTTCGCCTAACTTGGCGGCACTTTGGCAGTAAAGTCTAGTGGGTCCATATTCCATACCAGACCCAATTCAAGGAAAATGATACTCATACTAGGAAAAAACATGACATTGAAATTGACACCATTATGGGTCATATATAGAGGAAAATGAGTTGAATTTAAGGATTTAACCTTGAACAGATTGCCCATAATTGGCTGTAACCCAGAATTATTTGTAGACTTGAAGCCACTATTAAAGCTCCTTGAACTGCCCTCATGGTGCTATTAAACCTCTGTACATTACACAAccaattattataataaataatgaaactTCTAAACTAATTAATCCCCACAAAATGAGCTAACATAATTGCAAAACCGCAAATTAACAGAGTATGTCTGACAAATGACTAGtttagttggcttgtttaaCGCATCGATACCGTTGCTTTTAGTTAGCGATTGTTAAACCAAACCATTTATTATGCAGATGTTGGTTGTTTTTTAGATAAAAGTTATTccaaaaagtcaataaaaaataGTAGTTTTTTTGGCTTATAAGTCGGTTTTTAAGCTGGCATAAATGTCCTTTAACAAATTGTTTTTAGTCATTTGACCAACTAattgattagaaattaaaaataataggtCTGAAAAGGATGGCTTTCCTATCCTAATTAATTACTACCATTTGCAATGAGGGGATGTTGGtatggtttatcccacatcgacaaattaaaTATGGTGTGAACACTTTAAGCTACTGTGTAGGCCCTCTTTCCAAGCCATATGTTTTTGGGATGGTATacatctccttggcttatgaagtgtgtgcatcTCATGTTATCCCGTTGATAtactgacattcacaataaatcCAGCCTATTCAACAAGTCGATCACAAAAATCACCCACATACACACCCTAATCTCATTTCCTTTGTAAGTTAATGATGTtgaaaaagcattaaaaacattGGACTTAACTTTCCAAAAAGCATACATTAAAGATAAGTATCACAATTTTTAAGGTATAAAATACAAAATGGAATCAAGTGTGCATATTCATAGTGAAGTAAGTGCATTGATAGTGATATCATTCACTTTTACTCTCAAAAACTTAAAGTCGGTATCTTTACCAAAAGCCAATAAGAAAGGAAAGGTGGGGTCAAAGGTTGAAAACCAGCTTTTTCTTTGCTTCTTTTTAGGTCtcaatcaactcaactaaactTGTATAAAGCTGAAATTCAATGAAAATGAGTGAAATTACCATATGAGGATCTTCAATCCTTGTAAAAGATGAATCATGTATGATGGAGATGATAGGGACCATGTATGCATAAGATGCCCCAATCACGGTTGGAAGCCGGGTACCAAATAGAGTTTGTAGTAGAGTATTAACTCCTTGTACAAAAAGCAATGTTTGCACTACCCTTGCTTTGTCACCCTACATTTTTCAcatttttacaaattaataCTAACATCTTATATGAGTGCTTGAATGAAGTGCATTTTTTAAAAGGATAATACTGTCTATATTTGATTATAAATACTGTAGCCGGGATTTACTTAGGATATAAAATATTACGATAAAATCATGTTAATAATGCATTTGTACTCAATATGTATTTGATTAAGCTTCTCATAGTAGCTACATATAGTGTATTAGTTCGTCTTTTTAACTTTATCATATAGATTTTGATTGTAAACCTACATTTCTTCTGGTAATCTCGTCTACGAACTCATTCTCTTTATTAGTCTCATCCACAcaagtatttattttttgtcttataccAATTTTTGAAGAACCAATTATATGTCTATTCATAGCAAACTTAAGGAAAGAAGAAGATATTAGTTGAATATATACAATTATGACACAATTTTATAGGATGCACAATTTGTATTTCTAATCAACACTATTTGAACAATTGTAGCAAATTATATTTGTCATGATTGAATATTTGAGATAGAGGAGAATGTATATAGAAACATTAGCTTGAACATTTAATGTAATTAGAAAATTTCCAAGatactaaaattaataaatgtttCAAAGCTAAACAATTGCTACAAACTACCCTCTTATGATTATACTTCTAACATTTCATTACCCTAATAATCAAAGCTTTTTAGATAGAATtgaagaaacaaaataaaagcataaaaataagGAGAGCTGAAAATGAAAGGACTCACATCAGAACCACCCATCAAAGGAACAAGAAAAGTAGGAATCATAACAGCAGTTCCTAAGGCCAAAATGTAATGCTGAAAACCCAATGCAACTGCCTCCCCTGTAATCATCCAATTTCAGTTCAACCAAAACTTGTTAATCACAGATTAACTTCCTTAATATCTGTcattttataaacaaaaatggttaaaagaaagattgaaaattttctattttataaaaacatgtcctgttaatatataaaaaaaaaattaacaatgagCTGATTTACCAAACACTCGCATCAAATGATCGAAACATCCAACCATCAAAATATTCAACCAAAAACCCCAAAAAAGGAAGTGGGAAAATTACCCCAAGAAGGATTAGAGTCAATACAATACTCTAAACCTTGCAATTGTTCCATGGGTGGATGACTAATCTCTTCAGGTTTTAAAGGCTCCATTTCTTAATCTCTTCAGAATCAAACCACCCAGAAATCTGATATTTTtcttaaacttttaaaaaatgataaaattgcataaaatgacccaaaaaaagagaaatataagaAGAAAAATGGAAGGAAAAGAGATGAAAAATAGTCCAGTCCAGTTGTAGAAAAAgtagaacaaaaagaaacaaagcaaAAACTCCTACTAAATACTAAATACTAAATACTTCTACTAAATAGTAAATAGTACTTCCTCTTTATATACACACAGATTAAAGAGTGTTCATTGGTGAAGTTTCCGTTAGGTTTGAAAATACCGAAATTACCCTCTAAGGAACTGCCAGACACCTGCTCAGTGGCCACTGATCCCACTAGTTACCGTTACTTTTACTGCTTTTttcacatttatttttaatacttattataTCTCAACTGTTTAGTACTAACTTGTAACTACATACTAATCACACTTTAAATCTGACAGGATTTATCAACTAAACAACATAATTGTATGTTAATAGTACTATTAATTTAGTAATTAGTACTATCAACTAAACAACATAATTAGTATTATTTGGGATGGGACTGGGAGGGACTGTTACAGGGTTCCTGATTTTACTCCTCAAAAGAGGTGACATGGCAAATAAACTACACCATTAATGTATGCCAGGGAGTACAAGTTTACCTCTATTTAGGTTATGGTGTTGGTTAATAGatcaaaaatcttaataatattgaattatgtaccgatataaaaaaatattagtgaAGTTTGTTTAtggcatatgtatatatatatatatatgcatgtttGACCTATTTTATACTAGTGTTAGAATTACTTGATATGTTAATGTGTTAAAACTGTTTTTTATATTAGTATTAGATATGCTAGATGGagttttaactttttttctgtAAGATACTTTATATCGATTTATCTAATTTATGTCATAAGGCATAAAATAAAGGATATTACCTTATTTAACCAACTTAATCTAAAGATGATTTCCTTAATATTCTATTGGAGATAGTGATTTATCatcaatataattaatatagataagaaaaaaaataatattttattaaaaaaattaaataaagttagttaaaggtaaaAGTAAAACTATCTTATATtgatgtattttaatttttaattcatatagtccatttcttatatttttttgcaattttatttGACAAAATAGTCAAACTACAAATAGTTTAAAGTCAAGAGTCCATTACAATAATGATTTATTGCATTTTGTGGGGTATTTTTGGTAGGTATGTGATATGTCTTGATACTTTTCCCTGACCATTTTTAATGTAGTtcttttagttttgtttttattttgttttgtttttttgttggttGGAATTATTGTTCGCTCTCAAATCTCAAAAAAATGGAAAAGCCTATAGGTTGGCTACTTGGCACTCTATAAAGTTAGGTTTAGATCAACTCATACTCCCTCACTCCAATATTATTTACATTAATGAGAAGATTgctattttttaagaaaaatttagataatggcaataaataaagagaatgaATAAATTGTGTTGATGGAATTAtaagaaagttaaaatgtatggatgagatttaatCTCTTCCATACATTTTacctctcttttaatttcacccacacaatttattttctctttatttattatcattatccacctttttaaaaaaacataaattttctctttgatgcaaacCACAATTACTTGTCTTTTTGATTCTTGGTTCCGTCATACATCCATCGATAAAATAGAGCATTTGAAACAATAAACATGAATAACAATTCTCCATGTAAACTGCAACTGAGCTTTCCAAATTAATCTTTCATCCCTCTTCGTCGATTTCAATACGAAAGCCTTTTAAGTGCGCAGTAAATCATATAGATGATTCTTAGCCATTAAACTCCTTTGCACCCTAAAATAATAGGAGTAGTTGTTTACAGAAAAAAACTGCAATAAATTGGAGAGCAGTAGAGAAAAAATTGTTATTAGATGTAAAAGAAAAAGTTATACTCCATTTGGTTCAAGGAGCAGTTTGAGAAAATTACACCAAAAATTAGAATCTCAATCAAAGCATACATAAATGGTGTACTTCTAAAACATTAGACTGCTGCAGACGTTGACAAATACTCAGCTCACAAGCAAAAGTTCCAAATCAACCATGAACCCCTGTAACTTCAGAGCATCATGCATCCCTTCGGACGAAAGGTGTTTTAACTATCTAGAGCACCAAGTGCTTTCATGTCCTCCAAGAAGGCCATATAAGAGTCGTCAATGCTCTGTGGTTTAAGTGCGGGTGCACTTGTAACTGATTCTGGTTTTGGAACTGAAATCACAGGCGGCTGATTGATAGCTGTGCTTGTAGATGCTTTTGGTTTTGACTTCGGAAGAGCAGACTCTCTTTTAACACGTACAGATGCAGGAACCtgagtattaaaaaatatagatGAGTACTTTCCACCAAAATCATTATACCAGCCTCATTACACCAAAATCAATAGAATAAGAATGACTGAAGAAATAGGAAATGTAGCACGAAACTACCTTCAGTATACCACCCTCTATTCTCAAACCTAATCGATCAACATTAGAGACCCCAAGTTTACTTCTGGTAAATCCTCAATTCATGAAGAGTTCAACGACACCCCAAAAACCGTGTTCTCTCTCTCTCCTTCAACTCTTATCATCCTAAATCCCTATCATTATCTCAACACAAAAATGCTGAAATGGTGCCAAGCTCCGACAACTGTGCAATGATGCAAGAGTAGAAGTTTGGTCGTGTTCTCAAGCATGCCGAGGCAAGTGGAAAAGGAAATTGGAAAGCCAAAATGCAATCACAACTAGACACTTACTACCTGGTAAGATCAGACGAGGAACAACAAGCATTTCATGTTGTGGTGAACTTAAAATGCAGTGCTGATTTAAGATCTTATGAGTTATAAAAATGTTATACTACCAGCCAAAAAAAAGATATGTACTCAACAAATCATCCAAAAATAACCTCCAAATTCCTCACACCCATCGCCTCCAGAAGTTCAATGAAAAAGAAACAACAACTTCCAACACTAACAATCGCCACGTCTACATTCACCCCTTCACTAGTAGGCACCCTTTCTCTTGCTCCACCACTAAATACCTTCCAAATTAAGGAAAAGGATAATTTTGAAGCAGCAATAGTGGCTAAAGTTTTGTAGGCCCCACAAATAACCCCCAAGAGATTGAGATTTGAGcaatagcttttatttttggTAGCCACAAGAGAAAAAGCCCAATTCAATCTATAGTAATAAGGGGTGATTTGACAAATTTTGTCATAAATCGATGGAAATCTTATATACATGATTCCTTGGAACCAAAAAAAGACATGAGttgggttttaaatttttttggaagTTATAAGAATAGATGGTCAACTTGAGGGAAGGTGTTAAGAAAATTCAAGAACTATTGAGCAAGACGGCAACAGGAAGACAATTTTGGGAGATTTCAGAAAAAAACTTGCATGGAAATAACTTTGGATTTGGATGGAGATGCATAAAACTATCGCAATAGATAAGTGACTAGAAAACAAATGAGATGAAACAAATGCAAACCGAAGGATTGTAGTAATTCAATGTAACCAGGGTGACAATATATAAGGAGTATACAAGCTAACATTGCTTTTCTTAAGGATTTTCAAGAAGATATCATAAACTTCATGCACAACAGATGTAAACTAAACTGTCTCAAAAGCTTTACAGCtacttgaagaaattagagtcgggtggaaaagaaaaaaagaaaaggaaataaGTAACTTATTCATGTTTgactataaaaattatatgtaaAGGGAGTGATACGGGAAAAGGACAATTAAAGCCAAATGATATGACATCTTGCAGTTCATCAAACCAAACACTGGACAATATTACTTTACTAGgagtaaaataaattatactaaaATGATCTCACGTTTAGCAGCAGCACTCAGCAAGAGTGTACACTTGACAAATCATATCAGACCACACATAGGTCTATTACTGTCCATCACACATTGTGTAAAAGAATAatgtacattttaatttttcttcgtGTAAACTGTTAAAGAATATCCCAAAATTGTCTCTGCTGATCAGATACCAAAAAATCTGTGAACTGCAATTGCACATTCAATTGTCACACAAAACCTTTTAAATTCAGCACCTTTTCCAtatttgaagtctttgaaaacACGTTTCatataaaaagcaaaaaatagCTTCACGTGAGCATTACAATAGAAACCATCACTTCAAATCACAATGTGCCATCTAAAATTAGAAGaatcattcaaaataaaataaattcatgtTTAAAAAATGCATTTTAAAACACAAAGTACTGTGAAGCCAAAAGGTAAAACTTCAAACAGCACATTTCAAAAATACTGCAATGATTGATGCAATAACTATTTCAAGCATGAGGTGAACATACCATAGCTGTAAGCTCAGGGGTATGCTGAGCAAGAGGTCTCTTTAAGACAGTGGGTGCAGCTGACTTAACATAAGACGGTTTTTGTGGAACAGTTGGTCTCATTGCAGTTACATCCTCCTGTAGCATCATTGGTGGTGGACCTGGTGGAAGTGGAGGTCTCATCATAGGCAGTGGTCCAGGGGAAGGACCAAATGGTGGCCTTGGCATAAGTGGTACCATACCAGGGGGTGCAGGCGGCCCAGGAACCCCAGAAGCAGATAATGGTGGCCTCATTTCTGGTGGAGGAGGTGGAGGGAATCTTGATATACCTGGAGGTAATACATCAGGCTGTAATGTCGGGAATGCTACAGGTCCTGGAGGCTGCCTTGGTGGTGGAGGAGGAATCAGTTTTAGAGGCTCTTTTCCcatttcaaaatttttgttaTCATGTTCAGCACCAGACTGACTTTCAAGTGACTTAGGAGGGAATCCAGGCGGTGGAGGTGGTGGCGGGAGCATATTTGAGACCTGCACCAAAGTACAGACATCCAATCACTTATTTCTCTTTGATAATATTCACAGTTAATACACAATTAGGCACTCGTGAGACTAAGAAAGAACTAAAATTGAAGTCAATGAAATTTAAGCCAAAAGA of the Amaranthus tricolor cultivar Red isolate AtriRed21 chromosome 6, ASM2621246v1, whole genome shotgun sequence genome contains:
- the LOC130814746 gene encoding nucleobase-ascorbate transporter 2 — protein: MEPLKPEEISHPPMEQLQGLEYCIDSNPSWGEAVALGFQHYILALGTAVMIPTFLVPLMGGSDGDKARVVQTLLFVQGVNTLLQTLFGTRLPTVIGASYAYMVPIISIIHDSSFTRIEDPHMRFNSTMRAVQGALIVASSLQIILGYSQLWAICSRFFSPVGMVPVISLVGFGLLDRGFPVVGRCVEIGIPMLILFVVFSQYLKHFQIRQLPMLERFALLLSVTVIWAYAHLLTASGAYKHRPEKTQMNCRTDKANLISTAPWIKIPYPLQWGAPSFDAGHAFGMMAAVLVSLIESTGAFKAAARLASATPPPAHVLSRGIGWQGIGILLSGLFGTLSGSAVSIENVGLLGSTRVGSRRVIQISAGFMIFFSMLGKFGALFASIPFTIFAAMYCVFFGLVGSVGLSFLQFTNMNSMRNLFITGVAMFLGLSIPDYFREYSAGALHGPSHTRAGWFNDFLNTIFSSSPAVALIVAVLLDNTLDYKDSARDRGMPWWVKFRTFKGDSRNEEFYTLPFNLNRFFPPS